The Novipirellula galeiformis nucleotide sequence AAGTGAACTTTCCGTATGACGGTCCCGTTCAATTCCAAGACAGCGAAACGGGCGAGACGATCACGGTCGATGCGACCGGGTTCCGCGAAGATTACCTTGCGCAATTGGATGCGTTTCGCGAAAACTATCGCGAGCGCTGTGCCAAATTGCGAATCGATTACGTCCCGTTGGATACCAGCATGCCGTTCGACAAAGCATTAACGGAGTATTTGATGCAGCGACAAAAATCAAAATAAGGAACGAGCGGAAAATAAGTGTCCCGTTTCGAGTAGGGCCGGTTCCTACCGGCCGTCCCTAACGGCTCGATGGAGTCGGCCGGTAGGAACTGGCCCTACGCTCTGACAACGCTTCAATATACAACAGTTCATTCCCGCTCGATCCCAATGTGAAACGGTAAGATAAACTCGTGACATTCTTAAATGCCACTCTGATGCTCGGTCTCGCGGCAATCGCCGTCCCGATCGTGCTGCATTTTTTGTCGCGCCGCGAACCGAAGAAGGTGCTCTTTCCATCGCTGCGTTTTTTAACCCAGCGATACGAAACCAATCGCAGCCGTTTGCAAATCCGCCGATGGTGGTTGCTCGCACTACGCATTGCAGCGTTGGCGGCAGTCGCGTTTGCCTTCGCTCGGCCCATCATCCACCAATCTCTCTCACTGACCTGGATCACGATCGGTTTGCTCGCTGCGGCCGGCGTGGGGTTACTTATCCTAGCCGGCTTGGCCGTTTCCCGTGGTCATTCTGCCCCGCTGCGTTATGCGTTGGCCAGTATCGCGATCCTCGCCCTGCTGACGGCGCTACTGTGGGGCGGCCTGACCTACGCGATGGGACCGCGTCCGGCGACCGATTCGGCCACCCCGATTGCCCTGGCCATTGTGATCGACAATTCCGCCACAGCGAACTGGAAAACCAACGACGACGATCGCATCGGGCGAATCAAATCGTTGGCCGACTGGATCGTCGCCCGCGTGCCACGCACCAGTCGAATTGCGGTCGTCGATCGGTCGCCCAGCCCAGCGTCGTTTGCCCTGGACAGCAGCAGTGCGATTTCGCAAATCGAGCAAACCGATCCGCTTGCCGTCGCCCAGCCGATCACCGGGCGTATCGAAGCAGCGATCCGTCTGGTGCAATCGAGCGATTTGTCATCGCGAGCGGTGATCGTGATCAGTGACCTCAGCGAATCAAGCTGGCAAGATGCAATCGATAGCGACGCCACAAGACAATTAACGGCAACCGACCCGGCCGTGAACTTGACGCTATTTGACCTAGGTGACTTTGCGGGCACCAACCGGTTTCTCTCGTCGCTTCAAGTTTCCGACTTGACGCCCCCTGCCTCGACGGCCGTTTCGATTTCGGCACGTGTGGGTTTGTCGGGTAACCTTGCAGACCAAACGCAATCGCTCACCGCCGAGCTACAAATGTACGATTCCGATCCGGGGTTGCCGTTGTTGCGTGACGGCCAAATCCAACGACCGACGCTGCGCAGTGTCGATCGCACCAATGTTCGTTTGAGCGGAACCGGTACCAGCGAAATCTTATTGACCGCGCCTCCCATGGAGACCGGTACGCATCATGGTCAAATCCGCTTGGTCGGCACGGACCCACTGGAGATCGATGACGTGCGTTACTTTTCGATCGAAGTCTTACCCGCCTCGCCGATTTTGATCGTCAGCGAAAGCGACGAAGAAGCTCAAGTGCTCGGACAATCGATCACCGCGCCGTTGTTGATCGACGATCCCAACGCCGAGTACCACGTCGAGACGATTCGTTATCGCGATTTCGCCGTCGTCCGGCTCGCCGATTTTGCCGCCGTGATGTTGCTAGACCCACCCAATCACGCACTCCATGATCCTCAGTTGAAGCAGTATCTCACTCAGGGAGGTGGCGTATTTGTGGCGTTGGGACCGGCCGCCGAAGCGACGTCCACCGTATCCCCAACGTGGCCCAAACTCGTTCGTCGCTGGCGAATCCCTTCGCCGGGCACGTTTTTTCAACCGCTAAACCAATCTCACCCATTGCTCTCCCCGCTCAGCGAGATCTCCGGCGGCGTGCCTTGGAACCAATTTCGAATCGCTCAGTATTGGCAACTTGAAACGGATCCCAAAAAACCAGCTGCGACACGCACGCTGGCCACGTTTGCAGGCACCGAACACGCTTTGTTGATGGAGATCATCAACTCCGACACCCCATCCCAAGGCCGTGTGGTGATGATGACCACCCCGATCCCAGCGTTGGCCAATACGACCCGTCCTTGGAACGATTTGTTTAGCGGCAACGACGCCTGGCCGGCGTTCTTGCTGGTTCGACAATTAGCCGATTATTTGACCCAGCGGACCGCTGCGATACGGTCGCCTTTGGTCGGTCAACCTCACACCATCCCCATCGACACGTCGGTCGCAAGGTCAGCGACCACGCGTGCCTCGGCCACGGCGGAGGATTCCTCTCCGGAACCACAGCTTGCACCGCAAGCGAGCGAACGGCTGACACAGCGATTTCAATTGTTTCCCCCCGGCGATACCGGGGTGGTTCCGATTGATGTCGACATCGATGTCAATCAATTCACGGTCACCAACCTCAATGTGCCTGGAACGTATTGGGTCCGTGGGAAAGGACTCAACTCCGGCTTCTCGGCGAATCTAGCGGATACGGCCACCCGGCTAACCCGTGTCGATCCCGATGCGCTGTTAGCGGCATTTGCTAACGAAGAGGTGCGTTTAATCACCGCGCGTGAAGAGATCGACCTCAGCGGCGACCAAGACAATCAACGGGTCTCGCTGCACTCCCCCGCGATGTTGTTGGCATTGATTGTGTTTCTGTTGGAGCAAATCTTGGGCAACCGTTTCTATCGCAATCGTGACTCGAGCCGTTCCCCCAGCGGGGTTTCGTCGGCCACGCAGGGAGCGACCACGTGAGTTCCTTTTTAATCGAGCCAATTTACGACTCCGCCATCGTCGCCGTCATGGTGTCGTTGATCGTCGCAGCCGTGCTGGTGCTGGTAACACCGCCGACGGAAAACCGTTTTCATCGTCGCTGTTTGATCGCACTGCGTGGCCTGGCCGCCTTCATTTTGATGCTGGCCTTGTTTCGTCCTGGCTTGGTCCAGACCGACACCCGTCCGGCCGATGCGACCCTCGTCGTTGCGGTCGACACCTCGCGCAGCATGACCTTTCCCGACGACGAACGAGGCGATCGTTGGACCCATCAACAACAAGCGTGGCGCGAACTCGCCTCGGGCATCGCGGCACTCGACGAATCGATGAGCGTTCGGTTGCTCGGCTACGACAAAACCGCGACGGCATTGGATGATGCTTCGCCCACCGCGTTAGATACCATCACCCCCAAGGGTGACTTAACCGATTTGGCCTCCGCCGCGACCGCAACGATCGCAGCAGCCCAGGGTCAACCACTTGCCGGGGTCGTCTTGATGGGCGACGGCACGCAAACCGCTCCGATCGCAGGGGCCGGTGCCGAGCGCATCGCCCAAACGCTCAAGACGTGGGGGGTCCCCCTGTGGACCGTACCGATCGGGCCCGCAGGTGGCCAATCGGCAAACCGCGATGTCGGCATCGATGCGTTGCCCGAGAGTTTCTCGCTGTTTGCTAAAAACGAATTTGAAGTGAATTTCCAGGTGCAATTGCGAGGTTTGGCAGGCACCGAAGTCCCCCTGCGTCTGCTCTGGATTGACGAACAAGGAAAGGAAACGGTGGCGGCCGAAAGGCGTGTGATCGCCGAAAAAGCCAGCGAGGTGAAGGGCATGACGATCCAAGTGATTGCCCCCGATCCAGGCGTCTATCGCTTGAATGTCGAAGTCGCACCGCAATCGGGTGAATGGGTCACGTCTAACAATACCCAAACCGCGTTTGTCAATGTGCGCGAAGGGGGCGGGCGGATCTTGTATCTCGAGGGCACCGCGCGGATGGAGCAAACGTATCTCCGTGCAGCGCTGCGGCGATTCCCGGATCTCGATTTAACCTACCAATGGATCCCCAGCGACACCGCGTCACGATGGCCCGTCGGCATGCGAGATTGGTTTCAAAAAGGCAAGTTCGATATTTACATCATCGGCGATTTGGACGCCGATGCGATTGGGCGCAAACAACTGGAACAACTGGCCCAAACCGTTTCCGAAGGGGCGGGCTTGGTGATGCTAGGTGGCTACCACAATTATGACGCAGGAGGTTACGCGAACTCGCCGTTGGCCGATGTGCTGCCGATCAAACTCGACGCCTCACGTCGGATCGACATCGCATCGGACCGTGGGGCGAGCGTGAGACAGCAAATCGAAGGGCCAATCACGATGAATCTCGCTCGGGCTCATCCGATCACCGACCTGGGCGGTAGCGATCCTGCGAAGATCTGGGCATCGCTGCCACCATTGCCTGGCGCCAACCGCTTCGTCGGCCCCAAGGTTGCTCCCGGCGTCCAAGTGCTACTTGAAACCCCAGAAAAGGATCCGCTGCTCGTCGTCGGCGAGTACGGCCAAGGACGAACAGCCGCGATCGCATTCGATTCGACTTGGCGGTGGTGGCGTGAAGGGCAAAGCGAAGTCTACCGCCGTTTTTGGAGACAGGTCGCGCTGTGGCTGCTGTCTCGCCAAGAAGATTCCGGGGACCGAATCGTAATCGAGCTCGATTCGCGACGGTTCGCCAACGAAGATCAAACCGAATTTCGAGCACGCTTCACGTCGCTCGCCCCCGAACCCTCGGCGGAGCCATCACCCGAGCCATGGATCGCCGAGGTCATCGACGCGAACCAGCAAGTGACCGTGATCACCGACACGGCGAAATCGACACAAGCGGGGGGCCAATCGATGTCAGGCAAGATCCCCGAACTCGCCCCAGGGTACTATCGTTTACGAATCCAGCCTGAGAATGAAAAGTCGAACCTCAAAGCCGAAACATTGGCGTTTCAAGTGATTGACCAAAGTCGTGAAATGGTGATGCCCGTGGCCGACCCCGGCTACTTGCGACAATTGGCCGAGATCACCCAAGAGCACGGTGGCGGTGCGTTTTCGTTCGAACAGATCGACCAATTGGTCCAACGAATCGCCGATCGTCGCCAACAAGCCGAAGCTCCCGTCGTCGAAAAACATACCCTCGGCGACGACCCGCTCAGCGGTTGGCTGTTGTTTGTGGTATTCGCCGGTGCGTTGTCCACCGAATGGACATTGCGGCGGCGATGGGGATTGGTCTGATCGTCGCGG carries:
- a CDS encoding glutamine amidotransferase, coding for MSSFLIEPIYDSAIVAVMVSLIVAAVLVLVTPPTENRFHRRCLIALRGLAAFILMLALFRPGLVQTDTRPADATLVVAVDTSRSMTFPDDERGDRWTHQQQAWRELASGIAALDESMSVRLLGYDKTATALDDASPTALDTITPKGDLTDLASAATATIAAAQGQPLAGVVLMGDGTQTAPIAGAGAERIAQTLKTWGVPLWTVPIGPAGGQSANRDVGIDALPESFSLFAKNEFEVNFQVQLRGLAGTEVPLRLLWIDEQGKETVAAERRVIAEKASEVKGMTIQVIAPDPGVYRLNVEVAPQSGEWVTSNNTQTAFVNVREGGGRILYLEGTARMEQTYLRAALRRFPDLDLTYQWIPSDTASRWPVGMRDWFQKGKFDIYIIGDLDADAIGRKQLEQLAQTVSEGAGLVMLGGYHNYDAGGYANSPLADVLPIKLDASRRIDIASDRGASVRQQIEGPITMNLARAHPITDLGGSDPAKIWASLPPLPGANRFVGPKVAPGVQVLLETPEKDPLLVVGEYGQGRTAAIAFDSTWRWWREGQSEVYRRFWRQVALWLLSRQEDSGDRIVIELDSRRFANEDQTEFRARFTSLAPEPSAEPSPEPWIAEVIDANQQVTVITDTAKSTQAGGQSMSGKIPELAPGYYRLRIQPENEKSNLKAETLAFQVIDQSREMVMPVADPGYLRQLAEITQEHGGGAFSFEQIDQLVQRIADRRQQAEAPVVEKHTLGDDPLSGWLLFVVFAGALSTEWTLRRRWGLV
- a CDS encoding BatA domain-containing protein; this encodes MTFLNATLMLGLAAIAVPIVLHFLSRREPKKVLFPSLRFLTQRYETNRSRLQIRRWWLLALRIAALAAVAFAFARPIIHQSLSLTWITIGLLAAAGVGLLILAGLAVSRGHSAPLRYALASIAILALLTALLWGGLTYAMGPRPATDSATPIALAIVIDNSATANWKTNDDDRIGRIKSLADWIVARVPRTSRIAVVDRSPSPASFALDSSSAISQIEQTDPLAVAQPITGRIEAAIRLVQSSDLSSRAVIVISDLSESSWQDAIDSDATRQLTATDPAVNLTLFDLGDFAGTNRFLSSLQVSDLTPPASTAVSISARVGLSGNLADQTQSLTAELQMYDSDPGLPLLRDGQIQRPTLRSVDRTNVRLSGTGTSEILLTAPPMETGTHHGQIRLVGTDPLEIDDVRYFSIEVLPASPILIVSESDEEAQVLGQSITAPLLIDDPNAEYHVETIRYRDFAVVRLADFAAVMLLDPPNHALHDPQLKQYLTQGGGVFVALGPAAEATSTVSPTWPKLVRRWRIPSPGTFFQPLNQSHPLLSPLSEISGGVPWNQFRIAQYWQLETDPKKPAATRTLATFAGTEHALLMEIINSDTPSQGRVVMMTTPIPALANTTRPWNDLFSGNDAWPAFLLVRQLADYLTQRTAAIRSPLVGQPHTIPIDTSVARSATTRASATAEDSSPEPQLAPQASERLTQRFQLFPPGDTGVVPIDVDIDVNQFTVTNLNVPGTYWVRGKGLNSGFSANLADTATRLTRVDPDALLAAFANEEVRLITAREEIDLSGDQDNQRVSLHSPAMLLALIVFLLEQILGNRFYRNRDSSRSPSGVSSATQGATT